A window of the Pecten maximus chromosome 19, xPecMax1.1, whole genome shotgun sequence genome harbors these coding sequences:
- the LOC117317350 gene encoding uncharacterized protein LOC117317350, with amino-acid sequence MDKSDKNEEKYLEIWCKMEEECFKLQSCWREEILGSWLELEKKIMLKKEEGIKFLNIQQILSLNEALLVPLDERELVQFLQYLHNAASVFCFDIIGKTDSDLLTADEKKQMKVILDINWIIKAFGAIITDTKFVSFKGLKEEATWADFIDSAELNNKVLDLRWSNITEEDRQVLLSVMESLGLITKPIDVLDSLQQATKSDIYIVPCLLKEASPDIVREILGKDDVQCTKTLCLIFNNPFVLQAIWDKTIAICLHEFGECTYHERSPKRKFCYQRPQRGLICRNVDGIWNFGLHCKGQMLKLTMFNDHNINVTAGVGKDLRVKIEGIIKHVLLMTSQGHKMFSYYLHCDFWVSDVEDKERKPDAEIFEKAEHYKCFDVEGNAHFLTRRHWLAWFGENDKIPATEKYTDMTKVKSIHADMVMELSTLICPGLTERWDNFRTRLEPHLGPDVLYGVKDNSMSQICGCLKAKGKIDYGEYGLLRGIVFEIHFDAAAVIDKALEKLVPLQLSSK; translated from the exons ATGGACAAGAGTGACAAGAATGAAGAAAAATACCTCGAAATATGGTGTAAAATGGAAGAGGAATGTTTCAAATTGCAGTCATGTTGGCGTGAAGAAATTCTTGGATCCTGGCTtgaacttgaaaaaaaaattatgctGAAAAAAGAAGAAGGAATTAAATTCCTGAACATACAACAGATACTGAGTTTGAATGAAGCGCTTTTGGTACCACTTGATGAGAGGGAACTTGTCCAATTTCTTCA ATATTTGCATAATGCTGCAAGTGTTTTTTGCTTTGATATTATTGGGAAAACAGACTCGGACTTGTTAACAGCGGACGAAAAGAAACAAATGAAAGTAATATTAGATATCAACTGGATTATCAAAGCCTTTGGAGCTATCATCACAGATACCAAATTTGTAAGTTTTAAAGGCCTCAAAGAGGAGGCAACATGGGCGGATTTTATAGATTCAGCAGAACTGAACAACAAGGTACTTGATCTTCGCTGGAGCAATATTACAGAAGAGGATCGCCAGGTATTGTTATCTGTAATGGAAAGTCTAGGACTGATAACAAAACCAATCGATGTTCTAGACAGCCTGCAGCAGGCAACGAAGTCTGACATATATATTGTCCCCTGTTTATTGAAAGAGGCCTCACCAGATATTGTACGAGAAATATTGGGAAAGGATGATGTGCAATGTACTAAAACATTATGTCTGATATTCAACAATCCTTTTGTTCTACAAGCTATCTGGGACAAAACCATTGCAATATGCTTGCATGAATTTGGAGAATGTACCTACCACGAGAGGAGTCCGAAACGTAAATTCTGTTACCAACGGCCACAGAGAGGGTTAATCTGCCGAAATGTTGATGGCATTTGGAACTTTGGCCTTCATTGTAAAGGGCAGATGCTCAAACTCACGATGTTTAATGATCACAATATTAATGTGACAGCAGGTGTTGGGAAAGACCTGAGGGTTAAAATTGAAGGTATTATCAAACATGTTCTTTTGATGACCAGCCAGGGACATAAAATGTTTAGCTACTACCTCCATTGTGACTTTTGGGTTTCTGATGTTGAGGATAAGGAAAGGAAGCCAGATGCAGAGATTTTTGAAAAGGCGGAACACTATAAGTGTTTCGATGTGGAAGGAAATGCTCACTTCCTGACACGACGTCATTGGCTGGCATGGTTTGGTGAGAATGATAAG ATTCCAGCTACGGAGAAATACACAGACATGACCAAGGTAAAAAGCATCCATGCTGACATGGTGATGGAGCTGTCCACGTTGATCTGTCCAGGATTAACAGAGAGATGGGATAACTTCCGAACGCGTTTGGAACCACACTTGGGACCTGATGTATTGTATGGTGTAAAGGACAATAGCATGTCACAAATCTGTGGTTGTCTAAAGGCCAAAGGAAAAATTGATTATGGTGAATATGGCCTGTTACGAGGGATTGTCTTCGAAATCCATTTTGACGCAGCTGCTGTTATTGACAAAGCTTTGGAAAAACTGGTCCCACTTCAATTGTCGTCAAAG TGA
- the LOC117317529 gene encoding M cell-type agglutination protein mam3-like: MISDLITNSDMKWISHLNTHSDMTWISDLITHSDTTWISDLIAKSDMTWISDLITHSDMTWISDLIAKSDMTWISDLITNSDMTWISDLITNSDMTWISDIITNSDMTWISDLITHSDTTWISDLIAKSDMTWISDLITHSDMTWISHLITNSDMTWISHLITHSDMTWISHLITHSDMTWISDLITHSDMTWISELIAQSDMTWIIDLITSSDMTWISDIITNSDMTWISETITNSDMTWISDLITHSDMTWISERMKNSDMTWISDLITHSDMTWISDLISKSDMTWISDLITHSDMTWISDLVAKSYMTWISDLVSKSDDMDQ; this comes from the coding sequence ATGATCAGTGACCTCATCACAAATTCTGATATGAAATGGATCAGTCACCTCAACACACACTCTGATATGACATGGATCAGTGATCTCATCACACACTCTGATACGACATGGATCAGTGACCTCATCGCTAAATCTGATATGACATGGATCAGTGATCTCATCACACACTCTGATATGACATGGATCAGTGACCTCATCGCTAAATCTGATATGACATGGATCAGTGACCTCATCACTAACTCTGATATGACATGGATCAGTGACCTCATCACTAACTCTGATATGACATGGATCAGTGACATCATCACAAATTCTGATATGACATGGATCAGTGATCTCATCACACACTCTGATACGACATGGATCAGTGACCTCATCGCTAAATCTGATATGACATGGATCAGTGACCTCATCACACACTCTGATATGACATGGATCAGTCACCTCATCACAAACTCTGATATGACATGGATCAGTCACCTCATCACACACTCTGATATGACATGGATCAGTCACCTCATCACACATTCTGATATGACATGGATCAGTGACCTCATCACACACTCTGATATGACATGGATCAGTGAACTCATCGCTCAATCTGATATGACATGGATCATTGACCTCATCACAAGCTCTGATATGACATGGATCAGTGACATCATCACAAACTCTGATATGACATGGATCAGTGAAACCATCACAAACTCTGATATGACATGGATCAGTGACCTCATCACACACTCTGATATGACATGGATCAGTGAACGCATGAAAAATTCTGATATGACATGGATCAGTGACCTCATCACACATTCTGATATGACATGGATCAGTGACCTCATCTCTAAATCTGATATGACATGGATCAGTGACCTCATCACACACTCTGATATGACATGGATCAGTGACCTCGTCGCTAAATCTTATATGACATGGATCAGTGACCTCGTCTCTAAATCTGATGACATGGATCAGTGA